TCCGTTAAGGTTTTTGGATACAATCTGTTTCATTTTTTCCCTGGCAGCTTCTTTTTGGGGTTCACCCAAAAACCGTAAATCCCCGGTAACAAAAGCTTCCCTCGCCACAATATTGGTTTTGCCCAATGCTTCACCCTCTCCCGTGTCCTGATTATAGCTGATATCTGAACCGCCAATAAACTGTCCGGGATTGAATGTCAGGTATTGCTCTCCTGCCAATTCCTCCCGGAATTGATTGAGTATCCTTGATGCTTCATAAATGGCCCCGTAGCCAACTGACTCCCTAAAAACTCCCGAGGAATGCACTTGTTTGCCTGTGGTTTTCAAAGTCCATCCACTTGCACCCCTTCTGGCTACAGTGGCGATATTGAATCCTTGGGCGGTTTCGTAACCCAAGGCATAGTCATGCTGCTTGGCCCTTTCCACAAAGTCTGCCCTGCTGACCCAGGAAGGATCTCCTGCATTTTCTTCGTCTCCGGGGAAATAGACAGTAATGGTCCGGTCTTTCAAAAGTCCCATTTCATCCAATGCTTTCAAAGTAGCGAAAATCATCACATTACCGCCTTTCATGTCATTGACGCCCTGACCCTTTGCAGTGGAATCATTGACCATAGTGAAGGGGTAAAAGGGCATGTCTTTTTCAAATACAGTATCCAAGTGTCCGATAAAGAAAAGCTTTTTGCCTATTGTTCCCTTTCTTGTTGCCACAAAATGACCTGCCCGCTTCAGAGAGCCGGGTAAAGTTATCCATTCAGTCTGAAAACCGATTTTGGCAAATTCCCTTTCAAAAACCCTGCCCACCTCGCGGACACCTTCCATGTTTAAAGTACCCGAATTGATGTTGACAGTTTCTTCCAACAGGGTAACTGTTTCTTCATAGTTTTTGTCTATCAGGTCAACGAGTTGCTGCTCGGTTTTTGTGAGTTTTTGGGAGAAGGCTAGGATTGGAAATATCAGAAGTGGGAGAAGAATAATTTTTTTAATTTTCATTTTTCTAATTTATGTAGATTGTCCATTATAATTACCTTGGCTTCCGTCACTTTCCTTAGTCCTAAGTCATTGGTTAGGAAAAAATCACAGCCAACTTGAATGGATGTTCCTATTTGAATCGCATCGGGAGTTTTGAGTCCATATTTTACTCTAAGCTTTGAAGCCAATTTTGCTATTTCAACATCGAGGGGTATTAATTCAAAATACTGGGACTGGGTTAAAATCAATTCATATTTTTGGACAAGGTCTTCCCTGTTTAATTTCATGGGATGCACAAGAAGTTCGGTCAACGTCAATGCAGAACTATAAAGAATACTTAAACCTTGTTGGTTTGATTTAAAAAAGCGGTCTAGAACTTCCTGGTACTTTTCATTTCCCTCAATAAAATAAATTAGAGGTGCAGTATCTATAAAAAATTTACCTTTAAAAGAGCTTTTTTCTAATCCCATTGTCTTAAATCCTGGAGATATTGTTTGACATCAATGTCTTTCCATATTTCACTCCCTAAGTTTTTCAAATCGGTTAATGCCAACGATTTGGTTTTTCTTGATTGATTTTCTTGGTGGATCTTAGAAAGAATTTTTTCAGCCAGCATGAGCTGATCTTCTTTATCTAATTTTTCAACCTTTGGCCAAATCTCTTCCAAGTTCTCTATTGATTTCATAATATCTATTTAGGAAATTTTATCTGTATCTAAAAGATAAAACACAAATTTATGCTAATTGATTTCATGTAAAAATTCACCCAAAAGTGAATCTATATCCGATAGCTTTTATTAGAACTCATGACCTGTCCCGATCATCTGGATAACGCTGATTGAGTAGATTTTCACCGATTTTCGCATCTGTGCAAATCAGTAAAATCTGTGTCATCAGTGTTCTATCGATTAATTCAACTAAAGCGTTAAATTAAATCTAAACTGTTAATGTTATTTTAAGTCATGGTATAAATTCAATCCACCTGAATATTGGTGAACCAAATAAACTTCATCCCTTCATCATTTTTATGTTCGGTTGCAAATTTGATTCCTTTGAATTCTTTCTCGGCTTCCCAGGTGATAGCCCTTCCTTCAGGTCCGTTTCCTCTTCGGAATACCCATTCAGTGATAAGGTGGTCTTCATCCAAATAAAGGTCATAGGCGTCACCGGGGGTATATCCATCTTCAGTGTTATAGATAATGATCAGTTTGGTGCTGTTGTTACCTGAAATGGGAGCGGGGACATTTTCTTCCACTTCATAGGTATAGCCACTGTCCCATGCCAACTGAAAGGGATACATCAGCCAGTATTTGTCATTGATAAATCCCTTGTCTGCGGGAGGCATTTGGTCAGCGGGAAGGTCGAGGCTATAGGTGTAGCTGGTATCAGCATCTGCATAATAAACTGTCCTTTCTTTGATATTCCATTTCCAATCTCTTGTTCGGACTGTTTCCGGATTTGCCTGTACATTCCAGGTATAGGCTATGGAATTGATTTTATCGAAATTGTCAAAGCCATAGGCCTTGGCTACTTTCATTGGTAGGGAAGCTTCCTCCTTTGGGGCACAGGAAGTGATAAATAACAGGGCCAGAATAATATAGCAGAAGTTTTTCATGGTTAAGGTTTTTAAGTGGTTGAAAGCAATTTAACTTTTTCTTCAGAGAAATGCCCCATCTAATTTACAGGATCACAGGTTTTTGGTTTTATGGGTCCAATTATCAAATTTATTTTTTTCCAGTTTAAGATAAGTGGGTTTGAAAACCGGAAGAATCCTGTTGACCAACTGAATGATTCGAAAAGTTCTTGAAGGGAAAATTCTTGTCTTCCCTTTTGCTACTCCCCTTATCATGATTTTCACTACGGATTCCACTGATTGAACCGGGAATGCTTTTGGAATGGAACTCCCTGCCTTTTCAAAGAATTTGGTTTTGGTGGCTATGGGGTACACCAAAGTCAGCCAATCCCCACCTCCCTCAGTTCGGATTGTTTCTGCAAATTGGTGAAGTCCGGCCTTTGAAGCTGCATATGCACCATAGCCGGGAATATGCCAAAAAGACATGGCGGAAGCTGTGATGACCAATCTAAAAGGATAATCCGGTTGGTTTTTGAATAACTGTTTCGCAGTTTCAATAGGAACAAGGGTATTGATGCGAAGTAGCTTTTCAAAATCATCGGCAGCAAGGTCCTTCCAAGAGCTATATTTGGCATAACCTGCATTGGCAAAAAAGATGTCTACCTTTTTCCAGTGATCATGTATCCAAGCAAAAATTTCAAGCAGGCTCTCTATTTGGGTAAGATCCAAACACAAAAATTCAATCTTAGGGTAATTGTTTTTTAATTCCCCAAGTTTCTCCAAGTCAATATCTACAGCCAAAATATGATTATTCGATGCACTGAGTTGGCAGACCAATTCCTTGCCGATTCCTGAAGCAGCACCTGTAACGACAATATTTTGGTTGTAGATGTACATTTATTCAGGAGAAGGGAAATGCATCGTAAAGGGATTGATTTTGATGCACAACAGTGGTTTTTGGTTTTTGATATTGGGGAAATATTTTCCGTTGATTTTGAGTGACACAATTTTTGCAAATTTCCCCCAACCAGAACCACTTGGGTCGGTTAAAAAAGTTTTCCCATCCAATTCCTGAAAAAGATGAATGGGGATTAGTTTCGTGGATGCAGGAAAAGGGATACCTCCTGAAGTAATTTTACAGAAAAGGATCGGATCATCTTCATGTCCGATACCGATGGTTTCTTCTTTCCCCTTTTTTTGCCAGATAATTGGGACTGTCTCTTTGGGAATTCCCCAATTGAACCTGCCGTTTACAGTGCTTTCCTCAGAATCTACAAATATCCGGGTGATGGATTGTCTTTTATGTGGAGTGAATTTCCCTGGGATAAACAACAACTCTTTATAAGGACCGACAGGTGAATTATGATAATTGACCAACATGACGAACCCCAAGCCTCCTTTGAAATTCCCTTTTTGAATATCATTTAAAAAGCCGTTTTCTTCAACCCATTTTTTATTGAATTTGTAGACAAGGATAATGCCCTCTCCGGTCAATTTCCAAGGTGCAGGAGAGGGGTTGATTGGTTTTTGTGGGCCTGACATGCTTAAGCTTTTTTGAGAATTGTTTTATTTTCTTTTGTAAAATATGTAATCTGTAGAAATAGCTTCCAATCCTGATTCACGTAATTGGAGCATGACTTGACCACGGTGGTAGGTAGAATGGTTGACTACATGGAAAAGTATTTCCTTGACTGTATTGGTAAAAGATTCTCCCTGCGAATTGATATAGTTTACTTGTCTCTCAAAATCCTCTTTTTCTATGATTCTGAATGATTGAAGAAATAAAGATTCATTGATTTCTCTGAATTGGCTGATAAGGTGAATATCCCAGACTTTGAATGAAGATTTAATTCCTTCTATTCTGTGGTTCCAAAGGTGTTGCGCATTGAGAATATGACTGAAATTTTTGATGATTTTTTCAGGAACTTCAGAGCCGTATTTTTCAAGCAAACCGATTGTGGTTAGGTCGCTTTGGTGACTGTACTCGTAGAGGTCTTGGAAGTGGGCTTTCATATTCAATAAGGCGAAGGACTTATACTGGTCCATCCACCATCAATTACTAGATTCTGTCCTGTAATATGTCTGGCCTCATCGGTTACCAAGAAAACAGCTGCGTGGGCTATATCTGTAACTGATGCAGGTTTGCCCATTGGTGTGATCCTTGACCATGTTTTTTCATAATCCTTGTCCATGGCAGTTCTTTTGGTCAAGGTTGCACCCGGTGCGATGGTATTGACATTGATCTTATATTCTGAAAGTTCGATGACCAGGTTTTTGGCAAGCATTTCTATAGCTGCTTTGCTCATGCCATAAGCAGCCAGGTTTTTATGTGCCTGATGGGCAGTCACTGAAGAGGTGAAAAGGAGAGAACCGCCATCTGCCTGATTTTTCATGACCCTTGCAGCCGCTTGTGCCAAAAAGAAAGTACCGCCCATGTTGACCCTAAGAACTTCAAAAAAATCTTTTGGGTCATATTCCCAAAAATCCCCATATAAAGTGATTCCGGCATTGGCAATGACCACATTGAGGTTTCCGAATTCCTTTTGGGCAAAACCGACCATTTCTCTGATAAACTCCAAATCACCCGAATCACCGGACAATCCCAACACTTTGGCATTTGATGTTTTCAAAACTTCTTTGACAGCATCTTCTGTAAGGCTTTTTTCAATATCATTGATAATGACATGATGGCCCTTTTCGGCCAAAAGCTTGGCTATTTCCAAACCAATGCCCTGACCTGCACCGGTGATAAGAGCAACTTTATTGTGGTTTTTCATTTTGAAAGAAGGTTTTATGTACCTACGTTATAGAGTGTATAACTGATAATTCAATATAGAAATTGGTAGGAGACCGAAATACCAATTACTTCCGTCTCCTGTCTTCCGTCTTCCGTCTTCTTCCCAACTGCTCCCCATGATATTGGTTGACAGGTTTCTGGCAAAGAAAACGATAATCAAAACATGAACTTAATGTGAATCTCTTTTGACCTCAGGCCCTGAAGCTCCTTTGAGAAAATCAAAATCAACTCCCTCATGGGCCTGGGTCACATTTTGGATAAACATATTGACATATCCCCTTTCATAGCCCAAGTTCAAAGGCTTGAAATTGGATCTCCGCTTTTCCAGTTCTTCTTCAGATACTTCTAAATTTAGTGATCTATTGGGTACATCCAAGACTATCCAATCCCCATTCTCCACCAAAGCCAGATTACCACCTACGGCGGATTCAGGAGAAACGTGCAGAACGACAGTTCCATAACCTGTTCCACTCATTCTGCCATCGGATATCCTGACCATATCTTTGACTCCCTGCTGGATGATTTTCATGGGCAACTGCATATTTCCAACTTCGGGCATTCCGGGATAGCCTCTTGGCCCCACATTTTTCAAAACCAAGACTGAATCAGGAGTAACATCCAGATCAGGATCATCCAACCTTTTCTTATAATCATCAATGTCCTCAAAGACTACCGCTTGACCTCGGTGGGTCAATAATGAAGGCGTCGCAGCTGAAGGTTTGAGTACAGCACCTTCCGGGCAAAGATTACCTTTTAGCACGGCAATTCCTGATTCAGGTTTGAAGGGCTTTTCCAAGGTACCTATCAGGTTTCTGTCCCAACATTCAGCGTTGAGAATATTTTCAGAAAGATTTTTACCGTTGGCGGTTTTGGTATCCAAATGCAAGAGTGAAGCAATTTCCTTCATCACTGCCGGAAGACCGCCTGCGTAGAAAAGGTCTTCTACAAAGTTTTCCCCAGAAGGCTGCACATTAGCAATCAAAGGGACATGAGAGGAGAATTTGTCAAAATCATCAATATTAAGTTCAATACCCATCCTTCCTGCTATGGCCAACAAATGAAGGATGAAATTGGTAGAACCACCCAATGCTGCATTCACCATAATGGCATTTTCAAAGGATTTTCGGGTGAGTATATCACTCATTTTCAGGTCTTCCTTGACCATTTCCACTATTCTGATCCCTGACATATGGGCCAAAACCTTTCTTCTGGAATCAGCTGCAGGGATGGTGGCATTGTCGGGAAGCGCAAGACCCAAAGATTCCACCATGGCAGCCATAGTGGAGGCAGTCCCCATTGGTGCACAATGACCCTGCGACCGTGCCATGGCAGCCTCAGCTGCTGTGAAATCTTCTTGTGATAATTCTCCTTTTTTGAATTCTTCAGCAAATCGCCAAAGATCGGAAGTGCCGATTTTTCTTCCTTTGAATCTTCCGGCAAGCATTGGGCCTCCTGATACCACAATCGTGGGCAAGTTGACACTGGCGGCACCCATGACTAGTGATGGGGTAGTTTTGTCACAACCGCACATCAGGACTACGCCGTCCATGGGATTGGCACGGATGCTTTCTTCCACATCCATACTGGCCAGGTTTCTGAAAAGCATGGCGGTAGGTTTGATGGAACATTCTCCCAAGGACATCACAGGGAACTCCAGTGGAAATCCGCCTGCTTCCCAAATCCCCCTTTTCAAAGCTTCTGCCAAATCCCTAAAATGGGCATTGCAGGGAGTGAGTTCGGAGTAGGTATTGCAGATACCGATGACCGGTCTACCTTCAAAAAGGTGGTGGGGAAATCCTTGATTTTTCATCCAGGCCCGGTAAATAAAGCCGTCCTTTCCTTTACGGCCAAACCATTCCTGGCTTCGTAATTTCTTTTCTTCCATGGGTTAAATAGGGTTGATTGATCCCAAAATTTAATTTGATCAATATGAAAATGAAGTTAGGAAAAGTTTTGGAGGAAAGGGAAAAGATACCTGAAAATGTTATCCTCGGAGACAGATTTTTGGGAAGCCCTCTGGTCTTTTTACCAATCCTTTGCATCCAACTTCTTAGAAAACCAGGCTATTTACAAAGAGAAAGATTACCCTTTAATAAATACCAACTACTGGCTATTTATATTCTTAGTAATAATCCTTAGTTTTAAACGTTTTAAGATAATTCACAAGGCCAGGAGTCCCATCATGAAACGTGCATCCATTTTCCCCATTCTTTTAATCTTCTTTTGCTCAGTTTCTTTTTTTTCCTGTGTTACAAATGAAAATCCTCCCGAAGAATATGTAATCTGGAAGCCGGCACTTAGTTTTCAAAAGGGACTTACCCATGCTAAGGAAATCAACGGAAAACTATATGCCGCATCGGAGACTGGAATATACAATGATGCGACACTTTGGAGTATAAACAATTTTAATGATCTCAGTCGCTTTTTACCAGAAGAAATAGTCTATCGACTTCCCATTTCAGAAACGCTTATGGCAACCATCAAAAACGATGAAATTATTCTTATGCCAGCCGGAAGACCCTTTGAAGAAGATGCCTTAGTCATTAAGATGAGAGAATTTGATCCGTTATTTGGTAGTTTCGGACAAGTCTATTTTAGATATGGGGATCAGATAGGTATCAATCAAAATGGCCATGTACTGGTGCCTTACCAAGCACCTATAATTTTTGGAGAAACAAAATACACCCCTAATTTCCTTTGGCTAAAGACGGCTGTAAAAAACGGAAAAGTAGAAATATTGGAACAAAAACTGATCAAGGAGGAATTTTTCGATGATTGGGTAAGTATTTGGAATTTTAAGGTATTTGAAAACTTCATGAGGGTCACGATCGGAAATAAAACTTTTGATTTCGATCAAAGCGGAAATATGGAAGTTCGTTTTGAATATTACACCAAATCTGTACAGGTAGGGGATGATATTATCACTTTTGCAAGTGAGGCAATGGAAACATTTCCCCTGATGGTTTACAAGTCAGACCTGTCGGGAAAAAAACCCGAGTTGGTTGGTACATACAACTCCGATCAGGTATCCAAAGATGATCGCAGGCTTCTTGGGAGAATTTATGATAACATTTCAGGTATTAACGACACGATTGTTCTTTTTGAAGGGACATCGATTTACCGATTGTCCATGAATGACCAAGCAATAAGATTGACCCGACTCGACAATATAGGTCTTGAAGAAACTTTCATCACCTCTATTAGTCTACTTTACAATTCCACTGTTTTTGTTACCTCAACCTGTTCCGGAAGTCAGGGAATATGCGGGGGATTTTACAAACCATTGGATAAGTTTTTTGCTTCAAAAAAATGATAAAAAAACCTGAGTTTTGACCTCAGGTTTCAGTTTTTTCATGTCCTTATCGATTATTTGCTTTTGGTTTTTTAATTATTCAGATAAAAGAAATCGTTTCCACAGATAAATCTAAATTCTAATATCTAAATTCTTAATTTCTAATCCACCCTAACAATATCCGCTCCCAAAGCATTCAACCTTTGGTCTATGTACTGATATCCACGGTCAATCTGCTCGATATTGTCAATGACCGATGTTCCCTCAGCCGAAAGTGCGGCAATCAACAAAGAAACCCCCGCCCTGATATCGGGCGAAGTCATGCGGATACCTCTTAGCGGATATTTCCTGTCTAATCCGATCACTGTAGCACGGTGCGGATCGCATAGAATGATCTGTGCACCCATATCAATCAACTTATCTACAAAGAACAGGCGGCTTTCAAACATCTTCTGATGTACCAAAACAGTTCCTTTGGCCTGGGTCGCGGTAACCAAAACGATGCTCAAAAGGTCAGGCGTAAATCCCGGCCAAATTGCATCGGCAACGGTCAGGATCGAACCATCGATAAAAGTCTCTATTTCATAATGCTTTTGCGCAGGGATAAAGATGTCATCTCCCCTGAATTCCAATTTGATGCCCATTCTTCGGAATGTATCCGGGATAATTCCAAGCCTATGGATTTGGGCATCCTTGATAGTGATTTCGGATTGGGTCATTGCCGCAAGACCAATAAATGACCCGATTTCAATCATATCTGGCAGCAGCGTATGTTCTGTGCCTTTCAGGGATTTCACACCCTCAATGTTCAACAGGTTGGAACCTATTCCGGTGATTTTTGCTCCCATGCGATTCAGAATGTCACATAGTTGTTGAAGGTATGGCTCACAGGCCGCATTGTAGATGGTTGTTTTGCCTTCTGCCATTACCGCAGCCATAACAATGTTTGCCGTACCCGTTACCGAGGCTTCGTCAAGGAGCATATAAGCCCCTTTCAGGTTTTTGCCATCGATGTGGTAAATCTCTTTTTTCTTGTCGTAATGGAATTCAGCCCCGAGTTTTTGGAATCCGGTAAAATGGGTGTCCATTCTTCTTCGTCCGATTTTATCCCCTCCGGGCTTTGATAATCTGCCTGTCCCGAATCTTGCCAATAATGGCCCTAGGATCATCACAGAACCTCTTAAAGAAGAAGCTTTGGTCAAAAAATCATCTGTTTCCAGATATTGAAGATTGATCTGATCGGCCTGGAAAGTATAAGATTCAGGACCGATTTTATTCACTTTCACGCCCATGTCAGCCAACAGTTCAATCAGTTTATTGACATCACGGATATTGGGGATTTTGTGGATGGTAACTTTGCCGGAGGTTAAAAGTACCGCGCATAGGATTTGCAAGGCCTCATTTTTCGCTCCTTGAGGTGTGATTTCACCTTTGAGCTTCAGGCCTCCTTTTACTCTGAATGATGACATTTATCTACGTTTTTTGGAGTGACCGCCGTTTC
This window of the Aquiflexum balticum DSM 16537 genome carries:
- a CDS encoding M20/M25/M40 family metallo-hydrolase, which gives rise to MKIKKIILLPLLIFPILAFSQKLTKTEQQLVDLIDKNYEETVTLLEETVNINSGTLNMEGVREVGRVFEREFAKIGFQTEWITLPGSLKRAGHFVATRKGTIGKKLFFIGHLDTVFEKDMPFYPFTMVNDSTAKGQGVNDMKGGNVMIFATLKALDEMGLLKDRTITVYFPGDEENAGDPSWVSRADFVERAKQHDYALGYETAQGFNIATVARRGASGWTLKTTGKQVHSSGVFRESVGYGAIYEASRILNQFREELAGEQYLTFNPGQFIGGSDISYNQDTGEGEALGKTNIVAREAFVTGDLRFLGEPQKEAAREKMKQIVSKNLNGTTAEIKFQDGIPSMPPTPGNYALVDILSQVSVDMGFGEVKAGDPGSRGAGDISYVADYLDCIDGLGASGTGAHSPAETINMKQYPDLIKRSTVFVYRLLK
- a CDS encoding type II toxin-antitoxin system VapC family toxin; this encodes MGLEKSSFKGKFFIDTAPLIYFIEGNEKYQEVLDRFFKSNQQGLSILYSSALTLTELLVHPMKLNREDLVQKYELILTQSQYFELIPLDVEIAKLASKLRVKYGLKTPDAIQIGTSIQVGCDFFLTNDLGLRKVTEAKVIIMDNLHKLEK
- a CDS encoding IlvD/Edd family dehydratase: MEEKKLRSQEWFGRKGKDGFIYRAWMKNQGFPHHLFEGRPVIGICNTYSELTPCNAHFRDLAEALKRGIWEAGGFPLEFPVMSLGECSIKPTAMLFRNLASMDVEESIRANPMDGVVLMCGCDKTTPSLVMGAASVNLPTIVVSGGPMLAGRFKGRKIGTSDLWRFAEEFKKGELSQEDFTAAEAAMARSQGHCAPMGTASTMAAMVESLGLALPDNATIPAADSRRKVLAHMSGIRIVEMVKEDLKMSDILTRKSFENAIMVNAALGGSTNFILHLLAIAGRMGIELNIDDFDKFSSHVPLIANVQPSGENFVEDLFYAGGLPAVMKEIASLLHLDTKTANGKNLSENILNAECWDRNLIGTLEKPFKPESGIAVLKGNLCPEGAVLKPSAATPSLLTHRGQAVVFEDIDDYKKRLDDPDLDVTPDSVLVLKNVGPRGYPGMPEVGNMQLPMKIIQQGVKDMVRISDGRMSGTGYGTVVLHVSPESAVGGNLALVENGDWIVLDVPNRSLNLEVSEEELEKRRSNFKPLNLGYERGYVNMFIQNVTQAHEGVDFDFLKGASGPEVKRDSH
- a CDS encoding acetoacetate decarboxylase family protein; the protein is MSGPQKPINPSPAPWKLTGEGIILVYKFNKKWVEENGFLNDIQKGNFKGGLGFVMLVNYHNSPVGPYKELLFIPGKFTPHKRQSITRIFVDSEESTVNGRFNWGIPKETVPIIWQKKGKEETIGIGHEDDPILFCKITSGGIPFPASTKLIPIHLFQELDGKTFLTDPSGSGWGKFAKIVSLKINGKYFPNIKNQKPLLCIKINPFTMHFPSPE
- a CDS encoding SDR family NAD(P)-dependent oxidoreductase, encoding MYIYNQNIVVTGAASGIGKELVCQLSASNNHILAVDIDLEKLGELKNNYPKIEFLCLDLTQIESLLEIFAWIHDHWKKVDIFFANAGYAKYSSWKDLAADDFEKLLRINTLVPIETAKQLFKNQPDYPFRLVITASAMSFWHIPGYGAYAASKAGLHQFAETIRTEGGGDWLTLVYPIATKTKFFEKAGSSIPKAFPVQSVESVVKIMIRGVAKGKTRIFPSRTFRIIQLVNRILPVFKPTYLKLEKNKFDNWTHKTKNL
- the murA gene encoding UDP-N-acetylglucosamine 1-carboxyvinyltransferase, whose product is MSSFRVKGGLKLKGEITPQGAKNEALQILCAVLLTSGKVTIHKIPNIRDVNKLIELLADMGVKVNKIGPESYTFQADQINLQYLETDDFLTKASSLRGSVMILGPLLARFGTGRLSKPGGDKIGRRRMDTHFTGFQKLGAEFHYDKKKEIYHIDGKNLKGAYMLLDEASVTGTANIVMAAVMAEGKTTIYNAACEPYLQQLCDILNRMGAKITGIGSNLLNIEGVKSLKGTEHTLLPDMIEIGSFIGLAAMTQSEITIKDAQIHRLGIIPDTFRRMGIKLEFRGDDIFIPAQKHYEIETFIDGSILTVADAIWPGFTPDLLSIVLVTATQAKGTVLVHQKMFESRLFFVDKLIDMGAQIILCDPHRATVIGLDRKYPLRGIRMTSPDIRAGVSLLIAALSAEGTSVIDNIEQIDRGYQYIDQRLNALGADIVRVD
- a CDS encoding SDR family NAD(P)-dependent oxidoreductase; its protein translation is MKNHNKVALITGAGQGIGLEIAKLLAEKGHHVIINDIEKSLTEDAVKEVLKTSNAKVLGLSGDSGDLEFIREMVGFAQKEFGNLNVVIANAGITLYGDFWEYDPKDFFEVLRVNMGGTFFLAQAAARVMKNQADGGSLLFTSSVTAHQAHKNLAAYGMSKAAIEMLAKNLVIELSEYKINVNTIAPGATLTKRTAMDKDYEKTWSRITPMGKPASVTDIAHAAVFLVTDEARHITGQNLVIDGGWTSISPSPY
- a CDS encoding DinB family protein, which encodes MDQYKSFALLNMKAHFQDLYEYSHQSDLTTIGLLEKYGSEVPEKIIKNFSHILNAQHLWNHRIEGIKSSFKVWDIHLISQFREINESLFLQSFRIIEKEDFERQVNYINSQGESFTNTVKEILFHVVNHSTYHRGQVMLQLRESGLEAISTDYIFYKRK